Proteins encoded by one window of Anoplopoma fimbria isolate UVic2021 breed Golden Eagle Sablefish chromosome 23, Afim_UVic_2022, whole genome shotgun sequence:
- the LOC129112335 gene encoding troponin I, slow skeletal muscle-like — protein MNPKGEKPKSKISASRKLSLKMLLLTRACEDLEREKQDREEEKVRYIGEKLPPLQLSGLPLNELQKLCQELHTKIDVVDEERYDCESKVGKHNKDIHELKLKIQDLGGKFKKPALRKVRVSADEMMRALLGSKHKGSMDLRANLKSVKKEDGKTDKELTSEVGDWRKNVEAMSGMEGRKKMFDTAGGTQ, from the exons CCGAAGTCGAAGATTTCGGCTTCCCGCAAGCTCTCCCTCAAG ATGCTCCTCCTCACAAGAGCCTGTGAGGATTTGGAGAGGGAGAAGCAAGatagggaggaggagaaagtgcGCTATATAGGAGAAAAGTTGCCCCCTTTGCAACTTTCTGGGTTACCGCTGAATGAACTACAA AAATTATGCCAGGAGCTTCATACAAAAATCGATGTTGTGGACGAGGAGCGATATGACTGCGAGTCGAAAGTGGGCAAACACAACAAAGAT ATCCATGAGCTGAAGTTGAAGATACAGGACCTTGGAGGCAAGTTCAAAAAGCCTGCCCTGAGGAAGGTGAGGGTGTCGGCAGATGAGATGATGAGAGCTCTCCTGGGCTCCAAACACAAGGGCTCGATGGACCTCAGAGCAAACCTCAAGTCCGTGAAGAAGGAGGACGGCAAAACGGACAAG GAGCTCACTTCTGAAGTGGGTGACTGGCGTAAGAACGTGGAGGCCATGTCAGGCATGGAGGGCCGCAAGAAGATGTTCGATACAGCCGGAGGAACACAGTGA